GGATCAGCGGTTGCTCAAGCGTTTCTATCAAGACCTGGCCGAAACCGGCGCGCCGAAGCTTTTGCGCGTTGAGCTTTATGTACATCCGCTGGATACGCCAGCGAGCCTCAACGGCTCAGGTCTGGTCATCGCCAACCCGCCATGGGGCCTGGAAGAAGAATTGCGCGAATTGATGCCGTATCTGGCCAAAAAACTCGGGCAGACCAAGGGCGACTGGAAGATGGATTGGTTGATTGCGGAGTGATGGCACCCTTTATGCGGTGAACGCTGCTCGCGGCTGAAGCCGCTCCTACGGTGGTGGTGGTGGTGGTGGTGGTGGTGGTGGTGCCCGTAGGACTGGCTTTAGCCGGGAGGGCGTCATTAGCAGCCGCGCATAACCTGGCGGTGAACGCTGCTCGCGGCTGAAGCCGCTCCTACGAGATGGCGGTTGCTGACGCCTACGTCCACACCGAATCCCACAGCGGGTATTCACCCTCACCTGTAACCAGTCCGGCCCGTACTGGGTTGGCAATAACGTAGCGCGCCATCACCTCAAGGTCTTTTTCAGTCCTGACCGCGTGGTCGTAATAACCTTTTTGCCATTCAATCGTTTTGCTGCCGAACGCCTTGTTGATCCCGCAGGCGCTGCGGCCTTTTAGTAATTGCATAAGCGCGGCCAGTGACCCTGAGCGCAATTCAAACAACCAATGCAGATGATCGTGCATCACCACCCAAGCCAACGAATTCACCACTCCAGAGTCGTGTAGGCACCTCATTTCGCGGACGACCCTGCGGCCAATATGAAAATCGTTAAATATTGGTTGGCGATCCTTTACAACACAGGTGACGAGATAGATGTGCCCTGGCATGGAGAATCGGCCGACGCGAAGAAGGCGGCCATGTTCCTGATTTTGCATTCCATTGCTCCCTTTCTTGATTAAGAAGGAAACAATAGAAGGGGCAAACTACACAGGCATCCCGGATGGTTGTCGAAAAATTTCCGGCGCGCCTTGAACGCCATGGATCGGCCGTAGGACTGGCTTTAGCCATTTGCAACGGCATATATCTCGGCGGCGAACGCGGGGTAGTGGTGCCCGTAGGACTGGCTTTAGCCGGGAGGGCGTCATTCGCAGCCGCGCATAACCTGGCGGTGGACGCTGCTCGCGGCTGAAGCCGCTCCTACGGTGGTGCCCTTACGAGTTGTTCGCCAGACTCGGCGGCATGCACACACCGGTGCCACCGATGCCGCAATAGCCCTGCGGGTTTTTCGCCAGGTATTGCTGGTGATACGCCTCGGCGTAGAAGAAGGTCGGCGCTTCGTCGATTTCGGTGGTGATCGAGCCCAGGCCGGCTTTATTTAGCTCAGCCTGGAATGCGGCTTCGCTGGCTTTGGCGGCAGTGAGCTGGTCCTGTTTGGTGCAGTAGATGACCGAGCGGTATTGAGTGCCGATGTCGTTGCCCTGACGCATGCCCTGGGTAGGGTTGTGCGCTTCCCAGAACAGTTTGAGCAATTGCTCGTAGCTGATTTTTTCCGGCTCGTAGACCACCAGCACGACTTCGCTATGCCCGGTCAGACCCGAGCAGACTTCTTCGTAAGTCGGGTTCGGCGTCATGCCGCCCGCGTAACCGACCGCAGTGCTGAACACGCCTTCTTGCTGCCACAGCAGCCGTTCGGCACCCCAGAAGCAGCCGAGACCGAAGATCGCGAACTCCACGCTGCCAGGAAACGGACCCAGCAACGGGTTGCCGTTGACGAAGTGGTGTTCAGGAACCGAAATAGGCGTTTCGCGACCGGGCAGCGCCTGATCAGCGGTAGGGAGTACGTTTTTGTTCACAAGAATTTCCGAGCGCAGAGCCATGAACCTTTTCCTCTTGGTAGGCACGGACGCGTGGTCCGTAAAGGTGGGTCAGGACGAATGAATTTGGTTGGAGCGCATTTCTGTGGGAGCGAATTTATTCGCGAAAGGCCAAGGCAGCCAATGCGTTTCTACCAACAGGAATAAAGTCATCCCGGATAAATCCGGTCCCACGAATCCATGTTTGTCAGGGGTTCGCTAGTGTGCCCGAAACATCCGGGAACAGGGAAGGGCTTGTCAGGCCAGCGGTCCGCGTGGATAGCGGCGCAGTTTTGCGATCAGCTCTTCGCCGGGGATCGGGCGGTCGAAGAGGTAGCCTTGGCCCACGTCGCAGCGATGGCGGCGCAGGAAGGTCAGTTGCGCGGCGGTTTCGATGCCTTCGGCCACAACTTTCAGCTTGAGGTTGTGGGCCATGGCAATCACTGCCGAGGTGATTTCCATGTCGTCCTGATCATCCGGAATGTCGCGGATGAAGCTGCGGTCGATCTTGATGACATCGATGGGGAATTTCTTCAGGTAGCTGAACGACGAATAGCCGGTGCCGAAGTCATCCATGGCCAGCGACAGGCCCATTTTTTTCAGGGAATCAAGCTGCAGGCGCGTGTCTTCGGTGGCCTCCAGCAGCAGGCCTTCGGTCAATTCCAGTTCCAG
This genomic window from Pseudomonas sp. G.S.17 contains:
- a CDS encoding transposase, encoding MQNQEHGRLLRVGRFSMPGHIYLVTCVVKDRQPIFNDFHIGRRVVREMRCLHDSGVVNSLAWVVMHDHLHWLFELRSGSLAALMQLLKGRSACGINKAFGSKTIEWQKGYYDHAVRTEKDLEVMARYVIANPVRAGLVTGEGEYPLWDSVWT
- the msrA gene encoding peptide-methionine (S)-S-oxide reductase MsrA, encoding MALRSEILVNKNVLPTADQALPGRETPISVPEHHFVNGNPLLGPFPGSVEFAIFGLGCFWGAERLLWQQEGVFSTAVGYAGGMTPNPTYEEVCSGLTGHSEVVLVVYEPEKISYEQLLKLFWEAHNPTQGMRQGNDIGTQYRSVIYCTKQDQLTAAKASEAAFQAELNKAGLGSITTEIDEAPTFFYAEAYHQQYLAKNPQGYCGIGGTGVCMPPSLANNS